One stretch of Burkholderia oklahomensis C6786 DNA includes these proteins:
- a CDS encoding cysteine dioxygenase, with translation MSTRSLHNESSPAALRASVPLRAFVAAFERLVDTRPDEPRILREGAALLADLVARDDWLPAAYARSDPERYRQFLLHLDPAARFSVVSFVWGPGQTTPIHDHTVWGLIGMLRGAEYSQPYALAPDDGRPLPTGDAVRLEPGRVEAVSPAIGDIHRVSNAFADRVSISIHVYGADIGAVERSVYRDDGARKPFVSGYSRVDVA, from the coding sequence ATGAGCACGCGTTCTTTGCATAACGAATCCTCTCCGGCTGCATTGCGCGCGAGCGTGCCGCTGCGCGCGTTCGTCGCCGCGTTCGAGCGGCTCGTCGACACGCGGCCGGACGAGCCGCGCATCCTCCGCGAAGGCGCGGCGCTGCTCGCGGACCTCGTCGCGCGCGACGACTGGCTGCCCGCCGCGTACGCCCGTTCCGATCCCGAGCGCTACCGGCAATTCCTGCTGCATCTCGATCCGGCCGCGCGCTTTTCGGTCGTGAGCTTCGTCTGGGGGCCGGGGCAGACGACGCCGATCCACGACCATACGGTGTGGGGGCTGATCGGCATGTTGCGCGGCGCCGAGTATTCGCAGCCTTATGCGCTCGCGCCCGATGACGGCCGGCCGCTGCCCACGGGCGACGCGGTGCGGCTCGAGCCGGGCCGCGTCGAGGCCGTGTCGCCCGCGATCGGCGACATCCACCGCGTGAGCAATGCGTTCGCCGATCGCGTGTCGATCAGCATCCATGTCTATGGCGCGGACATCGGCGCGGTCGAGCGCTCGGTCTATCGCGACGACGGCGCGCGCAAGCCGTTCGTGTCCGGGTACTCGCGTGTCGATGTCGCTTGA
- a CDS encoding rhodanese-related sulfurtransferase, with the protein MSIDSVTDLSSASHRDAASTSASTSASTSASTSASTSDSTCDSTCDSAAASASDSAHACLPTLSAADVRAALLAGAEIALIDVREEDPYAHGHPLWAANFPLSKLELEAWTRIPRRDTTIAIYGEALGEDLAPRAAAVLAALGYTRVHRLEGGLAGWQAAGGELFIDVNVPSKAFGELVDAKRHTPSLSAHEVKQLIDARADVVIVDARRFDEYQTMSIPTATSVPGAELVLRVRELAPDPATRVIVNCAGRTRSIIGAQSLINAGLPNPVAALRNGTIGWTLAGQTLDRGASRRFPEHVEAERREAARRAARDVARRAGVARIALRDLRTLESDDRTLYRFDVRTPDEYAAGHLPGFASAPGGQLVQETDHHAPVRGARIVLADDDGVRADMSASWLAQMGWDVSVVEPADARERSERGQPAARTPQPAESPTVSVDTLAEWLGVKAAEGDAANRLAEGHASRAGASAQDARVREVAREGVDENAGRRADEQADEQADEARRESLAEGSARSADASADVAVIDVTTSANYVKRHIPGAWYAVRAQLRDALTRIPSARRYVLTCGSGQLAAFAAADLRGLLPEGASVYVLDGGTLAWLAAGLPVEGGETRLASPRIDRYRRPYEGTGNAAEAMQAYLDWEFGLVEQLGRDGTHRFEVL; encoded by the coding sequence ATGAGCATCGATTCCGTGACCGATCTTTCATCCGCTTCGCATCGCGATGCCGCTTCCACGTCCGCTTCCACGTCCGCTTCCACGTCCGCTTCCACGTCCGCTTCCACGTCCGATTCCACGTGCGATTCCACGTGCGATTCCGCTGCGGCGTCCGCGTCCGATTCCGCGCACGCGTGCCTCCCGACGCTGTCCGCCGCCGACGTGCGCGCCGCGCTGCTCGCAGGCGCCGAGATCGCATTGATCGACGTGCGCGAAGAGGATCCGTACGCGCACGGCCATCCGTTGTGGGCCGCGAACTTTCCGCTGTCGAAGCTCGAACTCGAAGCGTGGACGCGCATTCCGCGCCGCGACACGACGATCGCGATCTACGGCGAAGCGCTCGGCGAAGATCTCGCGCCGCGCGCGGCCGCCGTGCTCGCGGCGCTCGGCTATACGCGCGTGCATCGGCTCGAAGGCGGGCTCGCCGGTTGGCAGGCGGCGGGCGGCGAGCTCTTCATCGACGTCAACGTGCCGAGCAAGGCGTTCGGCGAGCTCGTCGACGCGAAGCGGCACACGCCGTCGCTGTCCGCGCACGAAGTGAAGCAGCTGATCGACGCGCGGGCCGACGTCGTGATCGTCGACGCGCGCCGCTTCGACGAATACCAGACGATGAGCATCCCGACCGCGACGAGCGTGCCGGGCGCCGAGCTCGTGCTGCGCGTGCGCGAGCTTGCGCCCGATCCGGCGACGCGCGTGATCGTGAACTGCGCGGGGCGCACGCGCAGCATCATCGGCGCGCAGTCGCTGATCAACGCGGGGTTGCCGAACCCGGTCGCCGCGCTGCGCAACGGGACGATCGGCTGGACGCTCGCCGGGCAGACGCTCGATCGCGGCGCGTCGCGGCGTTTTCCCGAGCATGTCGAAGCCGAACGGCGCGAGGCCGCACGGCGGGCGGCGCGCGACGTCGCGCGGCGAGCGGGCGTTGCGCGCATCGCGTTGCGCGATCTGCGCACGCTCGAGTCCGACGATCGCACGCTCTATCGCTTCGACGTGCGCACGCCGGACGAATACGCGGCCGGACATCTGCCGGGATTCGCGAGCGCGCCGGGCGGCCAGCTCGTGCAGGAGACCGATCATCACGCGCCGGTGCGCGGCGCGCGGATCGTGCTCGCGGACGACGACGGCGTGCGCGCCGACATGAGCGCGTCGTGGCTGGCGCAGATGGGCTGGGACGTGAGCGTCGTCGAGCCGGCCGACGCGCGCGAGCGCAGCGAGCGGGGGCAGCCGGCGGCGCGCACGCCGCAGCCGGCGGAAAGCCCGACGGTATCGGTCGACACGCTCGCGGAATGGCTCGGCGTGAAGGCGGCGGAAGGCGATGCGGCGAACCGGCTTGCCGAAGGTCATGCTTCGCGGGCCGGTGCGAGTGCGCAAGATGCGCGCGTGCGCGAAGTTGCTCGCGAAGGTGTCGACGAGAATGCGGGTCGGCGAGCCGACGAACAAGCCGACGAACAAGCCGACGAAGCGCGGCGCGAGTCGCTTGCCGAAGGTTCCGCGCGATCGGCCGACGCATCGGCCGACGTCGCGGTCATCGACGTCACCACGAGCGCGAATTACGTGAAGCGGCATATTCCCGGTGCATGGTACGCGGTGCGCGCGCAGCTTCGCGATGCGCTGACGCGCATTCCGAGCGCGCGCCGCTACGTGCTGACTTGCGGATCGGGACAATTGGCGGCGTTTGCGGCGGCCGATCTGCGCGGGCTGCTTCCGGAAGGCGCATCCGTCTACGTGCTCGACGGCGGCACGCTTGCGTGGCTCGCCGCGGGCCTGCCGGTCGAGGGCGGCGAGACGCGGCTCGCGTCGCCGCGCATCGATCGCTACCGGCGTCCGTACGAGGGCACCGGCAACGCCGCGGAGGCGATGCAGGCGTATCTCGATTGGGAATTCGGCCTCGTCGAGCAACTGGGGCGCGACGGCACGCATCGCTTCGAAGTGCTTTGA